In Akkermansia muciniphila, one DNA window encodes the following:
- a CDS encoding sulfite reductase subunit alpha, producing the protein MTTEPYGKKNPFPAPVLSVKHITGEGSPKETIHIEYSLDGSGMNYIAGDALAVIPSNDPALADALIDKLGLSPDSQVPTPEGETASLKDALVHCYDITNVNKALLTKWAAASGSQELDALLAGDKDALNDFLWGRDMLDLATEYPASFESAEAFTGILKKIMPRLYSIASSPNAHPEQVHLCVGAVRYTARDRKRGGVCSTYMADRLQPGHTARVFVHTNKNFRLPEDGDTPIIMVGPGTGIAPFRAFWEERIASGAKGGNWLFFGNPYRATDFCYEDELTQLTGTGKLKLSVAWSRDQEKKVYVQHLMVQEGEELWKWLEAGACFYVCGDASRMAKDVDAALHEVIQTWGHKTPEEAAEYVADMKQHRRYQRDVY; encoded by the coding sequence ATGACCACTGAACCATACGGCAAAAAAAATCCGTTTCCCGCTCCCGTCCTCTCCGTCAAGCACATCACCGGAGAAGGCAGTCCCAAGGAAACCATCCACATTGAATACAGCCTGGACGGTTCCGGGATGAATTACATTGCCGGGGATGCCCTGGCCGTCATTCCCTCCAATGATCCGGCCCTGGCGGACGCTCTGATTGACAAGCTCGGCCTCAGCCCAGATTCCCAGGTTCCCACGCCGGAAGGGGAAACTGCAAGCCTGAAGGACGCCCTGGTTCACTGCTATGACATTACCAATGTCAACAAAGCCCTGCTGACCAAATGGGCCGCCGCTTCCGGCAGCCAGGAGCTGGACGCGCTTCTGGCCGGGGATAAAGACGCCCTCAACGATTTCCTGTGGGGCCGGGACATGCTGGATCTGGCCACGGAATACCCCGCTTCCTTCGAATCCGCGGAGGCTTTCACCGGCATTCTGAAAAAGATCATGCCGCGCCTTTATTCCATCGCCTCCAGCCCGAACGCCCATCCCGAACAGGTTCATCTGTGCGTGGGCGCGGTGCGTTACACGGCCCGTGACCGCAAGCGCGGCGGCGTCTGCTCCACCTACATGGCGGACCGCCTCCAGCCGGGCCATACGGCCAGGGTATTCGTACATACCAACAAAAATTTCCGTCTGCCGGAAGACGGGGACACTCCCATCATCATGGTAGGCCCCGGCACCGGCATCGCCCCCTTCCGGGCATTCTGGGAGGAACGCATCGCTTCCGGCGCCAAGGGCGGCAACTGGCTGTTCTTCGGCAATCCGTACAGGGCTACTGACTTCTGTTATGAAGATGAGCTGACCCAATTGACCGGCACCGGTAAACTGAAGTTGTCCGTGGCCTGGTCCCGCGACCAGGAAAAGAAGGTGTATGTGCAGCACCTCATGGTTCAGGAAGGCGAAGAGCTCTGGAAATGGTTGGAAGCCGGCGCCTGCTTCTATGTCTGCGGAGACGCCTCCCGCATGGCGAAGGATGTAGATGCCGCCCTTCATGAAGTGATCCAGACCTGGGGCCATAAGACTCCGGAGGAAGCCGCGGAATATGTGGCGGACATGAAGCAGCACCGCCGTTACCAGCGGGACGTGTACTAA